A portion of the Corynebacterium heidelbergense genome contains these proteins:
- a CDS encoding N-acetylglucosamine-6-phosphate deacetylase, giving the protein MSTADFDPVLVIARRGDVTAVWQVETDPNITRGDFSGAWLLTPEGVSGFAATAEWLPERTDPAAVLRSLVHWPVLLADEVPVADSSDTSANPEATPIPEIPQELRIDLPATYVAVAEALETARRDFANANPGKRQPAWPVIAEISRVSGHAPKDLAGPALDAVTAVMDVARGLRIWLREWAAFEKVRARRLPDAQGTSPGELAKAPLRWGA; this is encoded by the coding sequence ATGAGCACCGCTGACTTCGACCCCGTCCTCGTCATCGCCCGGCGCGGGGATGTCACCGCCGTCTGGCAGGTGGAAACCGACCCCAACATCACCCGGGGGGACTTTTCGGGGGCCTGGCTGCTCACCCCGGAGGGCGTGAGCGGTTTCGCGGCGACGGCCGAGTGGCTGCCCGAGCGGACGGATCCGGCTGCGGTGCTGCGCTCGTTGGTACATTGGCCCGTCCTTTTAGCCGACGAGGTTCCCGTAGCCGACAGCAGCGACACATCCGCCAACCCTGAGGCGACGCCGATCCCGGAAATCCCCCAGGAACTGCGCATCGACCTACCGGCCACCTACGTGGCTGTGGCAGAAGCGCTGGAGACCGCCCGTCGGGACTTCGCGAACGCGAACCCTGGCAAGCGCCAACCGGCCTGGCCGGTGATCGCCGAGATCTCCCGAGTTTCCGGGCATGCCCCGAAGGACTTGGCGGGGCCCGCCCTGGACGCCGTCACCGCCGTCATGGACGTGGCCCGTGGCCTGCGGATTTGGCTGCGGGAGTGGGCCGCTTTCGAGAAGGTTCGGGCCCGCAGGCTGCCGGACGCGCAAGGCACTTCGCCCGGCGAGTTGGCGAAGGCGCCGTTACGCTGGGGTGCATGA
- a CDS encoding FAD-binding oxidoreductase, which produces MRLETSTKTLTGWGRTSPTTAQVLSTRDVDVIAAAVAQVADSNADKPTHLQRGVIARGMGRSYGDPAMNAGGLVIDMQELNEIHNIDPDTAIVDVDAGVTLDQLMKAALPYGLWVPVLPGTRQVTVGGAIGPDIHGKNHHSAGSFGDHVTSLELLVADGRVLHLEPEGSPDDPTGELFWATIGGMGLTGIILRASIKMTRTETAYFIADGDRTQSLEETIEFHSDGSEKNYTYSSAWFDAISAPPKLGRAAISRGSLATLEQLKELSPKLAKDPLKFNAPQLATVPDIFPNFTMNKLSMIAVGELWWLKSGTYRNQVQNLTQFYQPLDLIGEWNRGYGAKGFLQYQFVVPTEAVEPFKQIVRDIQTSGHYSALNVFKLFGKGNRAPLSYPMPGWNVCVDFPIKKGLGAFLDELDQRVMEFGGRLYLAKESRTSAENFHKMYPGLPGWLETRRRIDPTGIFASDMSRRLEL; this is translated from the coding sequence ATGAGACTCGAAACGAGCACAAAGACACTCACCGGTTGGGGCCGCACCTCCCCCACCACAGCTCAAGTGCTGTCCACGAGGGACGTGGACGTTATTGCTGCGGCCGTGGCCCAGGTGGCCGACAGCAACGCGGATAAGCCCACCCACCTGCAGCGCGGCGTCATCGCCCGCGGTATGGGCCGGAGCTACGGGGACCCCGCCATGAACGCCGGCGGCCTGGTCATCGACATGCAAGAGCTCAACGAGATTCACAACATCGACCCGGATACCGCCATCGTGGACGTGGACGCCGGCGTGACCCTGGATCAGTTGATGAAGGCCGCCCTGCCCTACGGCCTGTGGGTGCCCGTGCTGCCCGGGACCCGCCAGGTCACCGTGGGAGGGGCAATCGGCCCGGATATCCACGGCAAGAACCACCACTCTGCGGGCTCCTTCGGTGACCACGTCACCAGCCTGGAACTGCTGGTCGCCGACGGTCGAGTGCTCCACCTCGAACCCGAGGGCTCCCCGGATGACCCCACGGGGGAGTTGTTCTGGGCCACCATCGGCGGCATGGGGCTGACCGGCATTATTCTACGGGCCAGCATCAAGATGACCCGCACCGAAACCGCCTACTTCATCGCGGACGGGGACCGCACCCAGTCCCTGGAGGAGACCATCGAATTCCACTCCGACGGCTCCGAGAAGAACTACACCTATTCTTCCGCGTGGTTTGACGCGATCAGCGCCCCGCCGAAGTTGGGCCGCGCCGCCATTTCCCGAGGCAGTCTGGCCACCCTAGAGCAGCTCAAGGAGCTCAGTCCGAAGCTGGCCAAGGACCCGCTAAAGTTCAACGCTCCCCAACTGGCCACCGTGCCGGACATCTTCCCGAACTTCACGATGAACAAGCTGTCCATGATCGCCGTGGGCGAGCTGTGGTGGCTGAAGTCCGGGACCTACCGCAACCAGGTGCAGAACCTCACGCAGTTTTACCAACCCTTGGACCTCATCGGGGAGTGGAACCGCGGATACGGCGCCAAGGGCTTTCTGCAGTACCAGTTCGTTGTACCCACGGAAGCTGTGGAGCCGTTCAAGCAGATCGTGCGGGACATCCAAACCTCCGGGCACTACTCCGCTCTCAACGTCTTCAAACTCTTCGGCAAGGGCAACCGAGCCCCGCTCTCCTACCCCATGCCGGGTTGGAACGTGTGCGTGGACTTCCCGATCAAGAAGGGCCTCGGGGCCTTCCTGGACGAGCTGGACCAGCGGGTCATGGAGTTTGGCGGGCGGCTGTACCTAGCCAAGGAATCCCGCACCAGCGCGGAGAACTTCCACAAGATGTACCCCGGACTGCCCGGGTGGTTGGAGACCCGGCGGCGCATCGACCCGACCGGCATATTCGCCTCCGACATGTCCCGCCGACTGGAGCTCTAA
- a CDS encoding decaprenylphospho-beta-D-erythro-pentofuranosid-2-ulose 2-reductase yields MIDAVGKPQTILLLGGASDMGLAVVEEFLSRGPARVILAARDSEDLTSATERVKAAGASEVTPVKFDAVDFASHPAVFDEIWAQGDVDLAIVAFGILGDNEQQWQDQRQAVLAAQVNYTGPVSVGVLLAEKMRRQGHGQIVVFSSVAGEMVRRSNFVYGSAKAGVDGFYRMLGEALRGTGVKVLTVRPGQARTNMTKHLDDAPLTVDKEDVARAIGKAVDNRKTLIWVHPLFQPIMLILKHLPMFVIRKLPL; encoded by the coding sequence ATGATCGACGCCGTGGGTAAACCCCAAACCATCCTGCTCCTCGGCGGGGCCTCGGACATGGGCCTAGCAGTCGTAGAGGAGTTCCTGTCCCGAGGCCCGGCGCGCGTCATCCTCGCCGCCCGGGATAGCGAGGACCTCACCAGCGCAACCGAGCGGGTTAAGGCCGCCGGGGCTTCCGAAGTCACACCAGTAAAGTTCGACGCGGTTGACTTCGCCTCCCACCCTGCGGTCTTTGACGAGATCTGGGCCCAGGGGGACGTGGACCTGGCCATCGTGGCCTTCGGCATCCTTGGGGATAATGAGCAGCAGTGGCAGGACCAGCGCCAGGCCGTCCTCGCAGCTCAGGTGAACTACACGGGCCCGGTGAGCGTGGGTGTGCTGCTAGCGGAGAAGATGAGGCGGCAGGGCCACGGGCAGATTGTGGTGTTCTCCTCCGTGGCCGGGGAGATGGTTCGCCGCTCCAACTTTGTCTACGGTTCCGCGAAGGCGGGTGTGGACGGCTTCTACCGGATGCTGGGGGAGGCTCTGCGCGGCACTGGCGTGAAGGTTCTCACGGTCCGCCCGGGTCAGGCCCGCACAAACATGACGAAGCACCTCGACGATGCACCCCTCACGGTGGATAAAGAGGACGTCGCCCGGGCTATTGGCAAGGCAGTGGATAACCGCAAGACCCTGATCTGGGTACATCCCCTGTTCCAGCCGATCATGCTTATCCTCAAGCACCTGCCTATGTTCGTCATCCGCAAGCTGCCCCTGTAA
- a CDS encoding cell wall-binding repeat-containing protein, whose protein sequence is MRKTLGVLAATSAAALLAACSSFGDDLPQLDVSKPEVLADKDRSGVDVSQRFFDNAPAAVVTGTNPADKDRATKLAVDAGVPLLTVTPETRDAVSAEIGRLGAGKVVAVDSSGEAKNVPLPGGKDVSIEDATSTDVDVPHKDHKNSFPPVLVTGQTSPAASATARAAGAELTNLAYPDPRVSKEASDLVKDKNPLALGSQFGSSEKLAGEMSMTGNGELPGGGELVFPGRRMIALYGHPSGPALGAMGEQDPQASVKRVQDLCEQYKQFAQEPVIPAFEIIATVAASEPGPDGNFTNESDVSELRPYVDAITKAGGYAVLDLQPGRGSFLEQAKLYEELLKQPNVGLALDPEWKIGPGEMPMQRVGSAEAAEINEASQWLSTLVRDNKLPQKALVIHQFQLQMLRDREQIDTNHPELAFVLHADGHGTTEEKFETWNVMRQDLDPAFFMAWKNFFDEDKPMFDPQQTMDVQPRPWFVSYQ, encoded by the coding sequence ATGCGCAAGACCCTCGGTGTCCTCGCTGCCACTTCCGCCGCCGCCCTCCTCGCGGCTTGTTCCAGCTTCGGCGATGATCTCCCCCAGCTAGACGTGTCCAAGCCGGAGGTCCTCGCCGACAAGGATCGCTCCGGCGTGGACGTCTCCCAGCGCTTCTTCGATAACGCCCCCGCCGCCGTGGTCACCGGCACCAACCCCGCGGACAAGGACCGGGCCACGAAGCTCGCCGTGGACGCGGGAGTACCCCTGTTGACCGTCACGCCCGAGACGCGGGATGCCGTCAGCGCGGAAATTGGGCGCCTGGGGGCCGGGAAGGTTGTGGCCGTCGATTCTTCCGGGGAGGCCAAGAATGTTCCGCTCCCCGGGGGCAAGGATGTCTCTATTGAGGACGCCACCTCCACCGACGTGGACGTACCGCACAAGGACCACAAGAATTCCTTCCCCCCGGTCCTCGTGACGGGTCAGACTAGCCCCGCCGCTTCCGCCACCGCGCGGGCTGCGGGTGCCGAACTTACCAACCTGGCCTACCCGGACCCCCGAGTCTCCAAGGAGGCCTCTGACCTAGTCAAGGACAAGAACCCCCTGGCCCTGGGGTCCCAGTTCGGCTCTAGCGAAAAGTTGGCGGGGGAGATGTCCATGACCGGCAATGGGGAGCTGCCCGGTGGCGGGGAGCTCGTCTTCCCCGGTCGCCGCATGATCGCCCTCTACGGGCACCCCTCCGGACCGGCCCTCGGTGCGATGGGCGAGCAGGACCCGCAGGCCTCCGTCAAGCGGGTGCAGGACCTGTGCGAGCAGTACAAACAGTTCGCCCAGGAGCCGGTGATTCCCGCTTTCGAGATCATCGCCACTGTCGCGGCCTCCGAGCCCGGACCCGATGGAAACTTCACCAATGAGAGCGACGTCAGCGAGCTGCGCCCCTATGTGGACGCCATCACGAAGGCCGGCGGGTATGCAGTGCTAGACCTACAGCCCGGCCGGGGCAGCTTCCTGGAACAGGCCAAGCTCTACGAGGAACTTTTGAAGCAACCCAACGTGGGCCTTGCTCTTGACCCAGAGTGGAAGATCGGCCCCGGAGAGATGCCAATGCAGCGCGTAGGTAGCGCGGAAGCCGCCGAGATCAACGAGGCCTCCCAGTGGCTGTCCACCTTGGTCCGCGACAATAAGCTTCCCCAGAAGGCGCTCGTCATTCACCAGTTCCAGTTGCAGATGCTGCGCGACCGGGAGCAGATCGACACCAACCACCCCGAACTTGCCTTCGTGCTGCACGCCGACGGTCACGGTACGACAGAAGAGAAGTTCGAGACCTGGAATGTCATGCGCCAGGACTTGGACCCGGCCTTCTTCATGGCCTGGAAGAACTTCTTCGATGAGGACAAGCCCATGTTTGACCCCCAGCAGACCATGGACGTGCAGCCCCGCCCCTGGTTCGTGTCCTACCAGTAG
- a CDS encoding MFS transporter, with translation MDHVRVETTPGLNSPNLNNPTPSVSGAAGDPNTPSGSPAPNARLLIGVLVVAAFVVILNETTLSVALPELMRYFRVSAESAQWLSTGFMLTMAVVIPMTGYILSRFTLRRVYVAALSLFLAGTVLAAAAPAFPILLLARIIQASGTALVLPMLMTTIMQLVPIERRGQVFGLVSVVIAVAPAVGPAVSGLILQTGSWRWIFLAMLPLVLASFIAGLWLIRNFTEPTRPGLDVPSVLLSAVGFATAIYGLAGLSQLANGFPMGRVCLLVVGVLILGVFFRRQRSLARAEEAGRGPGPLLNLEPLGDRNFVFSTVVLLLSFGLLFAFIILIPIYAQQVVGLSKLATGLISLPGGIVMALLGPVVGRIYDARGTRILTIPGAALLSLSLVGMAAMGSTAALWYLMVCAIALNAGVALVLTPMMSNALASVPDRIAAHGQAIVNSFQQVAGGVGTAVFVAIMTLGAASAGAVSQQDAIARGVGLAFAVAAGLSLVALAIVVFIRFDARDESQ, from the coding sequence GTGGATCACGTGAGGGTAGAGACAACCCCGGGGCTGAACAGCCCGAATCTGAATAACCCCACCCCGAGTGTTTCCGGCGCCGCCGGTGACCCAAACACCCCCAGCGGCAGCCCGGCACCGAACGCCCGTCTGCTCATCGGGGTGCTGGTGGTGGCGGCCTTCGTGGTGATTCTTAACGAAACCACCCTGTCCGTAGCACTGCCGGAGCTCATGCGCTACTTCCGGGTCTCCGCCGAGTCCGCGCAGTGGCTGAGCACGGGCTTCATGCTCACGATGGCGGTGGTAATCCCTATGACGGGATACATCCTCTCCCGCTTCACGCTGCGCCGGGTCTATGTCGCGGCGCTGTCGCTGTTTTTAGCGGGCACGGTGTTGGCCGCGGCGGCACCGGCCTTCCCGATTCTTCTGCTGGCCCGCATCATCCAAGCCTCCGGCACGGCCCTGGTCCTGCCGATGTTGATGACGACCATCATGCAGCTCGTGCCCATCGAGCGCCGCGGCCAGGTCTTTGGGCTGGTGAGCGTGGTCATCGCGGTCGCTCCGGCCGTGGGCCCGGCCGTGTCCGGCCTCATTCTGCAGACCGGCAGTTGGCGGTGGATTTTCCTGGCCATGCTGCCTCTGGTTCTTGCCTCCTTCATCGCGGGGCTGTGGCTCATCCGGAACTTCACGGAGCCCACCCGCCCCGGCCTGGATGTGCCGAGCGTCCTGCTGTCTGCGGTGGGGTTCGCCACCGCGATCTACGGGCTGGCTGGCTTGTCCCAGCTTGCGAACGGGTTCCCGATGGGTAGGGTGTGCCTCCTGGTCGTGGGGGTGCTCATCCTCGGCGTTTTCTTCCGGCGGCAGCGCTCCTTGGCCCGTGCCGAGGAGGCCGGGAGGGGCCCCGGCCCACTGTTGAACCTGGAGCCGCTGGGCGATCGGAACTTCGTGTTCTCTACCGTCGTGCTGCTACTCAGCTTCGGCCTGCTGTTCGCGTTCATCATTCTTATCCCCATTTATGCCCAGCAGGTGGTGGGGTTGTCCAAATTGGCCACGGGGTTGATCTCCCTGCCGGGCGGTATTGTCATGGCGCTGTTGGGCCCGGTGGTGGGTCGTATTTACGACGCCAGGGGCACGCGCATCCTCACCATCCCCGGAGCCGCCCTTCTTAGCCTGTCCCTCGTGGGCATGGCCGCCATGGGTTCCACCGCGGCGCTGTGGTACCTCATGGTCTGTGCGATCGCGCTCAATGCCGGCGTGGCCCTGGTACTCACACCCATGATGAGTAATGCCCTGGCCTCCGTGCCGGATCGGATCGCGGCTCACGGCCAGGCGATCGTCAACTCTTTCCAACAGGTGGCAGGGGGAGTGGGCACGGCGGTGTTCGTCGCGATCATGACCCTCGGGGCCGCCTCCGCGGGCGCTGTGTCGCAGCAGGACGCCATTGCCCGCGGAGTGGGTTTGGCCTTCGCGGTCGCGGCGGGGCTGAGCCTGGTGGCGTTGGCTATTGTGGTTTTCATCCGCTTCGACGCTCGCGACGAAAGCCAGTAA
- a CDS encoding PspA/IM30 family protein, with protein sequence MPNPFSKGWKYLTQSLDAKIDENADPKVQIQQAADEARRQHRAITEQAAAVIGNCRQLEMKLSRLQEDAARLQDNAKSAMMQADAAQAAGDAAKAQQLNQTAALLASQLVSVEQQIDETKQMHAGAKAAAEQAAAQQQQSDARLQEQLGQISELRAQADQAKMQEATAQSIQQMDSITGTDPDASVPTLDQVRDKIEQRYATALGSQELVQDSVQGRMDEVAAASTDMRANSRLEQIRAEMKKGELTSGGSREGRDNPGAEQPESE encoded by the coding sequence ATGCCGAACCCCTTCTCTAAGGGCTGGAAGTATCTCACCCAGTCCCTCGACGCGAAGATTGACGAGAACGCCGACCCCAAGGTGCAAATCCAACAAGCTGCGGACGAGGCCCGCCGCCAGCATCGAGCCATCACGGAGCAGGCGGCCGCCGTCATCGGCAATTGCCGCCAGCTCGAGATGAAGCTCAGTCGCCTGCAGGAGGATGCCGCCCGCCTGCAGGACAACGCGAAGTCTGCGATGATGCAGGCCGATGCCGCCCAGGCCGCCGGGGATGCCGCCAAGGCCCAGCAGCTCAACCAAACCGCAGCACTGTTAGCATCGCAATTAGTTTCGGTTGAGCAGCAGATCGACGAGACCAAGCAGATGCACGCCGGGGCTAAGGCCGCAGCAGAGCAGGCCGCCGCGCAGCAGCAGCAGTCAGACGCGCGGCTCCAGGAGCAACTGGGACAGATCTCCGAACTGCGTGCTCAGGCGGACCAGGCCAAGATGCAGGAGGCCACGGCTCAGTCCATTCAGCAGATGGATAGCATCACGGGGACGGACCCAGATGCCAGCGTGCCCACCTTGGATCAGGTCCGCGACAAGATCGAGCAACGCTACGCCACGGCCCTGGGATCCCAGGAGCTAGTCCAGGATTCGGTGCAGGGCCGGATGGACGAGGTTGCCGCGGCGAGCACGGATATGCGCGCGAACTCCCGCCTGGAGCAGATTCGCGCGGAGATGAAGAAAGGCGAATTGACCAGCGGTGGATCACGTGAGGGTAGAGACAACCCCGGGGCTGAACAGCCCGAATCTGAATAA
- a CDS encoding NAD(P)-dependent alcohol dehydrogenase: MDVACYQAPGAGEPLVKATLTRRELRDDDCLLEIEWAGICHSDIHTVNGDWPHDNFPLTPGHEIIGKIVDTGSAVKKFAKGDTVGIGCLVDSCGHCDPCEQGQENYCANGATGTYNGVDRHDGTITQGGYSTHIVCREDFLVRIPENMDNLAGATPLLCAGITTYSPLRHWGVGPGSKVGIIGMGGLGHVAVKLANAMGAEVTVFSHSLSKKDDGMKFGAKNYVATADEGFNEPYKSHFDLILNTVSAPLDLQPFAEMLALDGTLCLLGLPPKPVEMAGPLLVGKRRSLAGSAIGGIQETQEMIDFCAEHDISAEVEVIPAEKINEAYERVLDSDVRYRFVIDAATF; this comes from the coding sequence ATGGATGTTGCATGCTACCAAGCTCCCGGGGCCGGAGAGCCCCTAGTCAAGGCCACCCTCACCCGGCGCGAACTGCGCGACGACGACTGCCTGCTGGAAATCGAATGGGCCGGAATTTGCCACTCCGATATCCACACTGTCAACGGGGACTGGCCACACGATAACTTCCCCCTCACCCCCGGACACGAAATCATCGGCAAAATCGTGGACACCGGCAGCGCCGTGAAAAAATTCGCCAAGGGCGACACGGTCGGCATCGGCTGCCTCGTCGACTCCTGCGGCCACTGCGATCCCTGCGAACAGGGCCAGGAAAACTACTGCGCCAACGGTGCCACCGGCACCTACAACGGCGTGGACCGCCACGACGGCACCATCACCCAGGGCGGCTACTCCACCCACATCGTCTGCCGGGAAGACTTTCTCGTCCGCATCCCGGAGAACATGGACAACCTCGCCGGAGCCACTCCCCTGCTGTGCGCCGGCATCACCACTTACTCCCCGCTGCGGCACTGGGGCGTTGGCCCCGGCTCCAAGGTGGGCATCATCGGCATGGGCGGCCTAGGCCACGTCGCCGTGAAGCTGGCCAATGCCATGGGCGCGGAGGTCACCGTCTTCTCCCACAGCCTGTCCAAGAAGGACGACGGCATGAAGTTCGGTGCCAAGAACTACGTGGCCACCGCCGACGAGGGCTTCAACGAGCCCTACAAGAGCCACTTCGACCTCATCCTCAACACCGTCTCCGCCCCCCTGGACCTCCAGCCGTTCGCGGAAATGCTGGCGCTGGACGGCACCCTCTGCCTGCTGGGCTTGCCCCCCAAGCCGGTAGAGATGGCCGGGCCGCTGCTCGTCGGTAAGCGCCGCAGCCTCGCCGGTTCCGCCATCGGTGGGATCCAGGAAACCCAAGAGATGATCGACTTCTGCGCCGAGCACGACATCAGCGCCGAGGTAGAGGTCATCCCCGCGGAGAAAATCAACGAGGCCTACGAGCGGGTCTTGGACTCCGACGTCCGGTACCGCTTCGTCATCGACGCCGCGACCTTCTAG
- the trxA gene encoding thioredoxin: MATKEITSENFKSTVEQNGIVLLDFWAEWCGPCKRFGPIFEQVSEKYENYTFGKVDTEANQELSAALQVQSIPTLMMFRDGVLLAREAGLMPPQALEDLIAQAEALNMDDVRAQIAEQQAGQEEQG; this comes from the coding sequence GTGGCAACGAAGGAAATTACGTCCGAGAACTTCAAGAGCACCGTGGAACAGAACGGCATTGTCTTGCTGGATTTCTGGGCGGAATGGTGCGGGCCGTGTAAGCGGTTCGGCCCGATCTTCGAGCAGGTCTCGGAGAAGTACGAGAACTACACCTTCGGCAAGGTCGACACGGAGGCCAACCAGGAGCTTTCCGCGGCGTTGCAGGTGCAGTCCATTCCCACGCTGATGATGTTCCGCGATGGGGTGCTACTGGCTAGGGAGGCCGGGCTCATGCCCCCGCAGGCGCTAGAGGATCTCATCGCGCAGGCGGAGGCACTGAACATGGACGATGTTCGCGCCCAGATCGCTGAGCAGCAAGCCGGCCAGGAAGAGCAGGGCTAG
- a CDS encoding hotdog fold domain-containing protein, translated as MGSQYDANYNPSNTYKLWQKWSKKPFGSRIFSLGASLWAPYFVTVLPHVHEMRPGYAKVHVPKWWLVNNHIGTFHAIAACNAAEMAMGMLAEASLPSTHRWLPMGMRTQYKAKTKGALTATATAELPDFSTITRESGGQKVPVIIHFEDAEGKESVYAEIDIWVTAKK; from the coding sequence ATGGGTTCTCAATACGACGCCAACTACAACCCCTCCAACACTTATAAGCTGTGGCAGAAGTGGTCCAAGAAGCCCTTCGGTTCCCGCATCTTCTCCCTCGGCGCGAGCCTGTGGGCCCCTTACTTCGTGACGGTCCTCCCCCACGTGCACGAGATGCGTCCGGGCTACGCCAAGGTGCACGTGCCCAAGTGGTGGCTGGTGAACAACCACATCGGTACCTTCCATGCCATCGCCGCCTGCAATGCCGCGGAGATGGCCATGGGGATGCTGGCGGAGGCCTCTCTGCCCAGCACCCACCGGTGGCTGCCGATGGGCATGCGCACCCAGTACAAGGCCAAGACAAAGGGGGCTCTCACGGCAACGGCAACGGCCGAGCTCCCCGATTTCTCCACGATCACTCGGGAGAGCGGTGGACAGAAAGTGCCGGTGATCATCCATTTTGAGGACGCGGAGGGCAAGGAATCCGTCTACGCCGAAATCGATATCTGGGTTACCGCCAAAAAGTAA
- a CDS encoding Fluc/FEX family fluoride channel encodes MNTWFGLLSALAVGLGGAAGAVARYLVDSRLKRRIAPLASLCIINAAGAGVLGLLSGAISTGQVGHGGAGAVGLLAALVGTGLCGGFTTFSTAMVEVIRPLPPGLSASARRRARWERAGWTLLMVLAAVLCYAAGAWMGLTFWR; translated from the coding sequence ATGAACACGTGGTTCGGGCTTCTCAGTGCCCTGGCAGTCGGCCTGGGTGGGGCGGCGGGAGCTGTGGCCCGCTACTTGGTGGACAGTCGGCTCAAACGGAGAATCGCGCCCTTGGCCTCCCTGTGCATCATCAACGCGGCGGGCGCGGGGGTACTGGGCCTGTTAAGCGGCGCCATCTCCACCGGACAGGTGGGGCATGGCGGAGCGGGGGCAGTGGGGCTTCTCGCCGCCCTGGTGGGCACCGGGTTGTGCGGGGGTTTCACCACGTTCTCCACCGCCATGGTTGAGGTCATCCGCCCGCTACCCCCAGGTCTATCCGCCTCCGCGCGCCGACGGGCTCGCTGGGAGCGCGCGGGGTGGACGCTCCTTATGGTTCTCGCGGCGGTGCTGTGTTACGCCGCCGGGGCCTGGATGGGCCTTACTTTTTGGCGGTAA